attaattaaatatgaagataaataaataaattaagtatGGTAGATAAGAGACAAGCATGTCTTTGTAATAGAAGAGGTGCAGCCCACTACTTGAACATTGTTTCAATGTTAAAAAACTCTTGATGTCAACCAAAGTATCTCATGTTATTagttctttatttatttttgtagtgGTCTAGCGTTGTAAGATTATTCATCAAATGAAATATATACACTGGATTTGGTTTACATGAAACAATATCAACACCAAACAGAATTGTGTTCTAAGAAGaaggattaattaattaacattaaaaagaatctttttatttaaaagaaatgatggcatatatacatacaaatacgttcatatttgtaaataatatacCCCATGATCATTCACAGTTATAAGTTTAGAGAAAGCTGTTCTCATTGTACCACAAGCCAGtaagtagtagtaataatattttaacatttgcaCCCCAAAAATATGTAGCattagggcctgactggttcaaacgcagcggttgcggttgcggctgcgggcgtttgcggatgcgggtggttgcggtttctagcggttttaagagatttgtacgactggttctgcggttaaaaattggtgcgtttgcgggataattatgactggttaactaccaaatacagcagcggttaaataataaattaacaatatttacattttatataattataaaaatatcaaaaatcataatattataataaatatgtaaattatattttcaaagttatagttttaaatttttaaaattatagaaaatatttttattttaaaattttataatattaattaaaatataatagatatattttagtatttttataattccattttaaaaaaattattgaatatttttatttttgtatttatatggtttttaaagaaaaagaaaaaaaaattatccttccgcaaccgcccgcaaccgcaaacgctagctggaaccagcttttgattttaagaggttcagagcggtttgaagcgatttgtaaCGGTTTGGATGATTGTTTCGAATCGCTGTTAACcgaaccgcaaaagctgcgtttgcgggtggtaacGGGGAAACCAATCAAGCTCTTAGTAATCCCGTTGTTAGCAATAAACAGGCCTAATTCTATTCCATTTTAGGCCCCATCTGGCCCAATGTATTAATCTGTCAGATGCATTGATATGATTGAACGGCTCCGATTGGCGATATGTTGAATTTATAGTTGATGTAAGCTGCAGTAAAATTTACGAGGTAAAAAAACTGTAAATTTATGTAGTGAGTTCGCtgtaaaaatatgaattaaagATTATTGACTGGTAACATTTTTGATGTATAAATtgcattatatattattatatttttaaatatgaatatcagtaataatatttattttaaatttaataaaatatctataaaataaattatataaaataattaaaaataaattaaaaaattatactttGTATATATTCTAACAAAAATACCTTTATTTTTacatgtaattatatatatatatatatatatatatatataaattttagctaccaaatatagttaaaaattaaaataagtaattaaatttaaaatagttgtttataaaaaatttgagtGATAAATAAATagctatatatttttaaaatattatttatgaacTGATCAAAGTACGTAAGACAGCATGTGCATATTCATAAAACTGtgaacaaacataaaaaaagtaACGTAAGACACTagtccaaaaaccaaaaaaaatgataaatcaaGTTCTAACACATTGAATTTTGTTCGATGTTGAGTTATCACTtgagttatcatttttttcaaaGAGACAACTCAAAATTATAAATCAGATATAACACATTATAAGTCAAACATtaattcaagaaaataaaactacTCCATGTCTGATAACATTTTTGAGTTATACTTCTAACTGAAAACTAATCAAGTGTAACTATGTCACCAATCAAAACTGTGCCAAGTGATGTGATTGATGCTTGAGTAATGTAGGTGAATAATTCCTTTATATCAGTTATGGCAGATCATGTAAAAAGATTAATATGctggagaaaaataataattttatcgaAGCAAAATTATGGAAGTTTACTATTACGTGTTACAGAAAATAACGAGAGCTGAGACTTATTGCTTTTTCAGACACACTTCCTGAGTTTATTTGAAGTAGATTCAGGTTTTGTATTGTGTTTCTGACACCAGCTAGATTGGTATGACAGGGAGTTGGCTTTTCTAAGACCACTCGGGTTTAAACCTTCTCAGAGCCTTCCCCATCAATGCCATTGCTGCGATTCTTGGAAACTGCTTCTGTAGCGCAAAGCTCTTTGGGTTAACTTGTTGCCCTCCTCTTCTCTCATGAGTCTCTGTAGACTTTTTCTTGCACCATCTCTGAATCCATGGGTGCAGAGCCTTCACgtcttctctttctcctccCATAGTCAGATTCCTGTTACGTGATGTGGAAGATTCTTGATTTCTTCCTGATCCGTGTTTAAAGATTCTGCGAAAGAAGTAGTTCATTTTCTCCACGGATGGGCCTTCTTCTACAACCATCATGCTATTGGTTTCATTCTCCGAGGCGTTTGTCTTCAGACGTTTGACTTGTGATCTACAGTTGGTGTCAGTCAAACGTAAACGCTTGCACTCTTTAGGTAATATGGTGTTGTTGACGAAGTGTTCAACATCCATTCTTTGAGTAGCTGAACTGCTTGTTTCTCCTTCCTTATCCGCAACTATAAGAGGTTCCTTGTTAATGTCAGGTATTATCTCGACCCTTTCTTTGCCCTGCAAAATTCTCAAGCCCTTTGAAGAATTGGAGCCTGCCAATAAAATGAAAACCAGAATACATATCAGATAAATGTTCGAAAAAACGCTAAGCAGTAACTAAATATTTCGTAGAGAACTAACTAGCGACTAAGCGAATTATATGGGGCATTGACgttaataaattattgttttaatttttatattttacatttacattaagatattttaacttttatgtttaattatacaATCATTCTGATGAATTTGGGAAAAGGTagatataaatttgttcatttgCACTAATATTATTGATCAATTGAATAAGATTTAGACCAATTATGATTGATTTAGACCCTTTGACCAATTTTAAAATGGCTTAAACCGAATTGAATGGTAAAAATCGGAGTTTCAGAAAATCGTTTCGAGTATTACCGATTTGCCACCTAAGCGCCTAAACCAATTTTTAGAACAAGCAGCTGAAGATTTTGCTTAGGAGTAAAACTAGAATATcaaagattttatgatatgtaacttttatgaattcaaaataCCAGATAGAGGCAGTTTATCTGTCTGCAAAGAATCAGTCTCAGTAGATGATTGGTTCTTGGTGAAATCTTCATCCGTTTCCTTATCCTTTGAGCGGAAACCAAGATTAGGAAATAGATCAAGAGACCTATTCAACGTTTTTGCCTTAAGTTTTATGGAACCTGTTGATTCCTTCCATAGCTGACCATCATCATCTGGCAAGTGTGTCTTCATAGAACACTTGGCATCGCGGTTACTATGAGCCTTTAACCCGTATGCACTACCTCTCCGAATCCAACGACTCAACCAAACAGATTCATACCCAGCAACACAACTCTTTCCAATAACATGGTCAGACATTTGTACTTATAACTTCTGgaataaaaaaatagacatCGGACTTGATTAGAGACATAAATCTGACACACCAACAACAATATAATGTATATTTATGCTCAACGATCAATGTGTATCATTCGgaaatactctttttttttgcaacggTTCGATTAGtcaaaccgacggtatatatcGAATCAACATAAATCATTGTATGAAGACTTTGAGTATTACGTGCTAACTTATCCGCCTAACAAAAGTCTACTTTAAAGttgaaaaattttaaatctgaaaactaAACATTTACTGCTCTCCACAGACAAAGCTCTCCACAGACAAAGCTCTCCATCAGCCCCGGTTACATTCAGGGATCCCAAGAGAAAAGGAACAACAAGACCACAAGAAATTTTGTACATTgtttaagaaacaaaaaaataatcattattTAAGCATAAGTTCCTGATGCAAGAAAAAGAGAGTAATCACAAATATTCAGTGTGTCGAAATGCCTGAAAGTGAAGGGCAGGAAGAAGAGAAATGTTACATTGATCAGTGGCTAATGGAACGAAGCTCAATATAGTCTTCCAAGTAAATATTTTTCTGTGGGAGGCTGGAGAGAACGATAAGAGAGCTCTTAAACTGGTgctgtgtttttcttttttcttttttctttttaagaaaaaataataataataataaaaagacaaaagaagaGGCAGAGAAACAAAGGTTGTCTTGTCGGAAGGAACAGTCCTCGGATCACTCCATTCTCTTAACCTCGTATTTTTCCATACGCTCTGTGAATCACATCATTaactataattatttatatgattacgTTTTTGACGTGTTCCGTTGTGTCATGTGTGCCTTATATGTTCTTTTTTCTCCTCTTATGaagttctttatttttttttgctaaaatcttATGAAGTTCCAACCTTTCTACAACTCAAAACTAatacgaaagaaaaaaatgCACAACGAATTTGTAATCCAGTTCAAGCTTTTTACCTGCTATTTCTGGGAGAGAAACTTTTCCCCTTAAaagttttattagatcaaagaaAAGAGTTACAGCTAAAGAGATCCAAACTCCaatcttaattatatatttattatgcaAGAGAAAAACACAAAACTCTTTCATGAGTAGACAAGAAGCAGCTTCCTATACGATACCTACTAAACTTAAACAAATACTTTATTtatacttaagaaaaaaaatactttttatacTTCCTCTGTTCCAAAATACttgatattttgaatatatgcaCAAAAACTAAGGTACACACTCTTTGCTAAAaggtaacattaaaaatataaaccaaaattaattcaGCCAATCTTTAAAGATAAGTATGAAACATTATTGATCacacattttttaataaaactaaaataaatataaaaatattatctattttgaaaaatcaaaaactttctaaaacatcatctattttgaaacttagagaatatatataaagtttttaaacTGACTTCAATTTTGTCTTGTGTTTTATGAACTATATGTCATGATTCTCGGTATATATCTGTTTTTCTTTCATTATTCCCCCAAATATGTATttagttcaaaacttcaaaGTCTTTGGTAACTGTATtaaagttttggaaaaaaaaaacccgaaATTGAATTCACAGCTCTGTCTCGATcgcaatttatattttaaaatatgttgctTGCTATCATTGTTTATTTTAATGTCTTGTCAGACTTTCTATCATATCATGCGTGGTCTAGTTGAGGTTTActtctataaaattaaaaactcataaatatcTGCGATCCTCAACTAAGTTTTTATCACTAGTCCAATTACTtgtcatttatatatttgatttgggTGTGgtgatcactacaagaaaacatcggcatactgagggaaaaaatcgtcggtatgtcatcGAAATAACGCTATTTCGTgaacataccgacgaaaaaagtcctcgaaAATATCTCTTCGGAAattcatatttcctcggaattctgaggaaaaaaaattccgaggaaactccgaggacacaaagttcgtcggaaggttcctcggaatataccgagggacgccttcctcggaagtttcgacgaaatattcctcggaaCGCTTATcgagaaattccgaggaacttctgtccctcggaaaattccgaggaactttcttccctcggaaaattccgaggaatttcggtccctcggaaaattcctaggaactttcttccctcggaaaattccgagggaaataaattcctcggaattttccgaggaactgctttccctcggaatttctaaaaaattaattttttaaaaaaatttatttttttaaaaaaattaaaatttttaaaatttaaattcgaaaatttaaaattaaaattaaaattgaataaaccataaaacattaaaacatagtagataatattcaaagttaaataaaacattccgagtttttggtaaaaaaaaaaaaactacgggtcttgaatgttcaggaacacctcgttcgggtacatcctcttcatcatctccatcatctgctcgttcagcctcttctaggtctcatagcccgcctgttgagctgccatctgggtctccaacgcagatatccgatcatccttgtccttcagctgagccgtaagaacttctggatcaacatatggcggtggtgcagaagaaggagcagccgaccggggagcagccgaccgggagcgacgacccaaaccgaccaaacgtccctttttctttggaaccgactgaaatataaataaccaaatttaaataatataaattgatgataaaataaaaatcaagaaataaataaattgaactttaaaaaaaaaaacttaccgattcaacgatttcttTGATTCGAACcagggacaagttggtcgaagccgtcgaattgtcatcatcggtttgaagctgagacacttcgtcatacacctgagtttggaccaggtcgaccacgtccctcacaagaccatcatcaatctggctggtcttcttgttggtctacgcccttttcattagggcgagatcatcaaccgggtcgccctcattttcttccgccttgaaaaaaataaattaaacaaacattagaaatttgaaaaaatgcacaaaaaataaaattccgaaacttaaataattgaagaaaaagcggttgaacttaccatgcgatccgccagagcggcaatagattgagcacccaagttatgcttgtagatgcccttccctttacggtcgctcctgcggttgttggagttggtggaagaagtttctttcgtctcttccttatcccaatgcgcacacaactccttccagaccgtgtcgttcatcgacttttggaccttttaatttaaaaaaaaaagtttaataattttaaaaattgttaataaattaaaaactaccttgtttacttcccacttcttcttccactcgtacatatgcttcccatagttgtccataactttatggacaaaatggtgatagatagagagcgtatcatcggaattccagttgaattcttgctgaaatagtttaaaaatagtttttaagcacaaaaatataaatagtttaataattacaaaacaaagttttaataaataaaaaatagtttaataaatatagaaaatagtttaataattacaaaaaaaagttttaataattaaaaaatataagtaaaaaatttgaatacttaccacaaactgacgaaaccacagatgttGCTTCTCGGGAGGGAAGTCaatgaaagtcggatgtcccttgtcgagggccgagtacatcatacggttgatccatgcgctgatcccgttcccggatcggttgacctaataaaaagaacaaattattaataaaaaaaacagtttaaataaaaaacagttaaaaaaataaaagtttaattacatgtttgaccatgtccatgtggatattcagtgagatagggaagatggtcacgaccgggctgtcgaaccaactccgcaacactcatcactcccggaggacccggaggagcaggagcgggtgcagcagcgggagcgggagcagcaggagcgggtaatggagagggagatgtatggtaggagctgtggggcgaaacggATTATTCATTGGACGTTTCCTTCTGTCAATCATCCATCAGAGCATCAGATCCGCAACTGTCCAAACTCAGATCAGTTGGGTGAGGCCGTTAGGATAAgggaaaatcgcataaaaaaccTTCAAAGTTACAGCCACTTACATTTACTGAAAGTATTTTACAAAcaatttaaacttttaaattgacatttttatcaaaagaaacctCAAACCTGGCTTACTTTTACATCAAGTCAAAACGGTAACCGGTACTGTTCAAAAACGATGACGTGtcggttttatttttttaatttttttaaattattttattaataaaataaatattaaaaaatataaaaatcataaaaaattcaaaaaaaatcataaaaatcactaaaaattcacaaaaaatcaaattattcaccaaaattttcaaaattattttattaataaaataaatatataaaatacaataatataaaaaattcaaaacaaatcataaaaagtcaataaaattcacaaaaattcataaaattcacaaaaagtattttaaattattttattaataaaataaatataaaaataatcataaaattttacaaaaagaaaagattcacaaaaatattatattattttattaataagtataaaatacataaaatataaatgatcatTAAAAAATTGAGACAAATcataaaaattcacaaaaatcaagaataaaattatatgtggTTTTATAAAAGCGACTAAGGAATAACGTGCATTGAGTGCTATAAACTGGCTACCCTCAAGCTATCATTAGTATACATTCTTCCCTTTAACAATCATGAACTTTTCCAAATCCAACCAACACACATAGAacataaaagattaaaaaatatccaaaatagtAGTCTAGGTTATGATTACTCTGATTTAGATTAGAAAAGTTCAGTCAGTCTCTGGGTTatgattaacaaaataaatataaaataatgatttttttctaatCTGAATTAGAGTAATCATAACCTGGAGCCTGACtgctattttgtttttttttaatctgttaTGTTCTATGTGTGTGTTggttgaatttgaaaaagttcAGGATTGTTAAAGGGAAGAATGTATACTAATGATAGCTTGAGGGTAGCCAGTTTATAGCACTCAATGCACGTTATTCCTTAGTCGCTTTTATAAAActacatataatttttgttc
The sequence above is drawn from the Brassica napus cultivar Da-Ae chromosome A8, Da-Ae, whole genome shotgun sequence genome and encodes:
- the LOC106358933 gene encoding F-box protein At2g16365 — encoded protein: MSDHVIGKSCVAGYESVWLSRWIRRGSAYGLKAHSNRDAKCSMKTHLPDDDGQLWKESTGSIKLKAKTLNRSLDLFPNLGFRSKDKETDEDFTKNQSSTETDSLQTDKLPLSGSNSSKGLRILQGKERVEIIPDINKEPLIVADKEGETSSSATQRMDVEHFVNNTILPKECKRLRLTDTNCRSQVKRLKTNASENETNSMMVVEEGPSVEKMNYFFRRIFKHGSGRNQESSTSRNRNLTMGGEREDVKALHPWIQRWCKKKSTETHERRGGQQVNPKSFALQKQFPRIAAMALMGKALRRFKPEWS